A section of the Metabacillus endolithicus genome encodes:
- a CDS encoding sugar phosphate isomerase/epimerase family protein: protein MNSIKTAVSLYSFQDEYARGKMSLEDCIKELSQQGVEGVELISDQMLHNAPFVSDQDIESWKKLTQKYNVFPACNDIFINTKLYRNRILTQKENLQLLKDELILANKLGFKLVRLVSLTPTDIIENALPLAEELDVIMALEIHGGMGLDHPETKKFTDIMFKVNSPYLGLVVDTGIFCRKHPRVSTQFFLQQGLNKELADYIDNEFAMGRDVFHISHPGTAPAEVQTMIKNKIDQEYLIFAGGYENKPFSDLDKILPYIKHFHGKFWDMTEEGLEYSIPYDEFIDYLKENNYNGYIASEYEGGRFALPGSEIDAISQVRAHQAMLRKYIG from the coding sequence TTGAATTCTATTAAAACAGCAGTTTCTTTATATAGCTTTCAGGATGAATATGCAAGGGGGAAAATGTCGTTAGAAGATTGTATAAAAGAGTTATCGCAACAGGGTGTTGAAGGTGTTGAGTTAATCAGCGACCAAATGCTACATAACGCACCTTTTGTTTCAGATCAAGATATAGAATCTTGGAAAAAATTAACCCAGAAGTATAATGTTTTCCCAGCCTGTAACGATATTTTCATAAATACAAAGTTATATCGTAACCGCATTTTAACCCAGAAGGAAAACTTACAATTATTAAAAGATGAGCTAATATTAGCAAATAAGCTAGGCTTTAAACTAGTTCGACTCGTTTCTTTAACACCAACTGACATCATTGAGAATGCATTACCACTTGCAGAAGAACTAGACGTTATAATGGCATTAGAAATTCACGGTGGTATGGGTCTAGATCATCCGGAAACAAAAAAATTTACTGATATAATGTTTAAAGTGAATTCACCCTACTTAGGTTTAGTAGTTGATACAGGAATTTTCTGTCGTAAGCATCCAAGAGTTTCAACACAATTTTTTCTTCAACAGGGGTTAAATAAAGAATTAGCTGACTACATTGATAATGAGTTTGCGATGGGTCGAGATGTTTTTCATATAAGTCATCCGGGTACTGCACCTGCTGAAGTTCAAACTATGATAAAAAATAAAATCGATCAAGAATATTTAATCTTTGCTGGAGGATATGAAAATAAACCGTTTAGTGATTTGGATAAAATTCTCCCTTATATAAAGCACTTTCATGGAAAGTTCTGGGATATGACTGAAGAAGGTTTAGAATATTCAATTCCATATGATGAATTTATTGATTATTTAAAAGAAAATAATTATAACGGATATATTGCTAGTGAATATGAGGGTGGACGCTTTGCGCTACCCGGTTCTGAAATTGATGCAATTAGTCAGGTTCGTGCACACCAAGCTATGTTAAGAAAATATATAGGGTAG
- a CDS encoding VOC family protein, translating into MYKNPHYFSHLAHVELISPKLEESAEFFKNIIGLEESGRQGNSVYFRAWGEHYHHSLKITEGTEPGLGHIGWRADSPAALEEAAVQIEKLGQGIGWIEGDLGHGRAYQFTSPDGHLEEIFWDVEVYEAPATLQSKWKNRPQKNPGRGISPRRIDHITLHSNDVTKDREFYQNIGFRYNEGIFLDANEPGSPEIGAWLSVTNLSHDIAFLKSHNGKPGGFNHVCYAVESREEVLLAADHIIENGYELAMGGPTRHALAEGFFFYVDEPGGNRFELYAGAHLVFAPDFGPYRWSLPENPNDAWGREMPWDKSGKIIK; encoded by the coding sequence ATGTACAAAAATCCACACTATTTCTCACATCTTGCACATGTTGAATTAATCAGCCCAAAGCTAGAAGAATCGGCTGAATTTTTTAAAAATATTATCGGATTAGAAGAATCAGGTAGACAAGGGAATTCAGTGTATTTCCGTGCATGGGGTGAACACTATCACCACAGCTTAAAGATTACAGAGGGTACAGAACCAGGCCTTGGCCATATTGGTTGGAGAGCTGATAGCCCGGCTGCCCTCGAAGAAGCTGCAGTACAAATTGAAAAGCTTGGACAGGGTATTGGTTGGATTGAAGGAGACCTAGGACATGGTCGTGCGTATCAATTTACGTCCCCTGATGGTCATTTAGAGGAAATCTTTTGGGACGTGGAAGTGTATGAAGCGCCTGCAACACTTCAAAGCAAATGGAAAAATCGTCCGCAAAAAAATCCCGGACGAGGGATATCTCCGCGTCGTATTGATCACATTACCTTACATAGTAATGATGTGACAAAAGATCGTGAATTCTACCAAAATATTGGATTCCGTTATAATGAAGGAATCTTTTTAGACGCAAATGAACCGGGAAGTCCGGAAATCGGTGCGTGGCTTTCTGTGACAAACCTTTCTCATGATATTGCTTTCTTAAAATCTCACAATGGAAAGCCAGGCGGTTTCAATCACGTTTGCTATGCGGTTGAAAGTAGAGAAGAGGTTCTACTCGCAGCTGACCATATTATTGAAAACGGATACGAGTTAGCAATGGGTGGACCAACTCGTCATGCTCTTGCCGAAGGTTTTTTCTTCTATGTTGATGAGCCAGGCGGAAATCGATTTGAGCTGTATGCAGGAGCACATTTAGTGTTTGCACCTGATTTTGGTCCATACAGATGGAGTCTTCCTGAAAATCCAAATGATGCTTGGGGCAGAGAAATGCCATGGGATAAATCCGGGAAAATTATAAAATAA
- a CDS encoding carbohydrate ABC transporter permease, producing the protein MDQLQKKIYSFKLTIPWLIIFILFFIGPTIAGFYFAFTNWNLTDAEFVGLANFKEIFSNPSMAGAFSNTFTFMIITVIFKITIAMFLAILVNQKLKTQNFLRGAFFFPVLMTFIATGVIFKSILHPEVGLLNNMLGAIGLETLAKGWLVEPDIVMLSIAGIDIWKGIGFHMVIFLAGLQSISSEFYEAANIDGASSWQKFKKITFPLLTPIFHANILLAVIQGMKVFDLVLVTTGGGPGFASVVINTFVFNAFSMGRYGLAVAGELLLFLIIIIFTIVLRFFLERREKRYGF; encoded by the coding sequence ATGGATCAACTTCAAAAGAAAATATACTCTTTTAAACTGACTATACCATGGTTGATCATATTTATTTTGTTTTTTATTGGTCCTACTATAGCTGGATTTTATTTTGCATTTACAAATTGGAATTTAACAGATGCTGAGTTTGTAGGCTTAGCAAATTTTAAAGAAATTTTTAGTAATCCAAGCATGGCTGGTGCATTTTCAAATACATTTACCTTTATGATTATTACGGTGATTTTTAAAATTACGATTGCGATGTTTTTGGCGATTCTCGTAAATCAAAAATTAAAAACTCAAAACTTCCTTAGAGGGGCGTTTTTCTTTCCTGTACTCATGACATTTATTGCAACTGGAGTGATTTTTAAATCTATTCTTCATCCAGAAGTAGGTTTATTAAACAATATGTTAGGTGCAATTGGACTAGAAACACTAGCTAAAGGATGGTTGGTAGAACCAGATATTGTCATGTTATCAATTGCAGGAATTGATATTTGGAAAGGAATTGGATTTCATATGGTCATTTTTTTAGCAGGATTACAAAGTATCTCATCAGAATTTTATGAAGCTGCTAATATAGATGGTGCATCATCTTGGCAAAAGTTCAAAAAAATAACATTCCCACTCTTAACTCCGATCTTTCACGCCAATATTCTTCTTGCAGTTATTCAAGGAATGAAGGTATTTGACCTTGTCCTAGTAACAACTGGTGGAGGCCCAGGGTTTGCTTCTGTTGTGATAAATACATTTGTATTTAATGCATTTTCAATGGGGCGATATGGATTAGCTGTCGCGGGGGAACTTTTACTGTTTTTGATAATTATTATTTTTACAATTGTTCTTCGCTTTTTCTTAGAAAGGAGAGAGAAACGTTATGGTTTCTAA
- a CDS encoding extracellular solute-binding protein, whose translation MKRKVLSIILVLLLTVVGACSNSSETQGSADSNTTSEGKKVKLTTAVFAADAEATQGWMTEIAEQIGVEIDIQVLPDGDQNEQLYKTKAATKSLPDITLYHPGTRFKSDLVPEENLVDLTEQSWVKQLSDTSPYSIDGKVYGAPMGGGMGVGIFYNKELFDNLGLEVPTTVDEMMKVAKTIKQESDVIPFYVSGENPMGLNSLGLASFAVDEAHNENLVKEINDKKATVMDAKHFIQSHQMLEDLNNEKLINSDYLSASLEHAITALVEGKTAMFLTADFITNLLSASYSDDELNKLGFFPYPSEGKNVYAYKPGYALSVSKTSKHQEKAIEFMNYFMTKEGQQIFLDNNRGFKTPALAGLELDTSNSNELFKSMSKVYAENTPIEMFDGTLIASLEYGVQLSKKC comes from the coding sequence ATGAAAAGAAAGGTTTTATCTATCATTTTAGTTTTATTGTTAACAGTAGTAGGTGCTTGTAGTAATTCTAGTGAAACTCAAGGTTCAGCCGATAGCAATACTACATCAGAAGGTAAAAAGGTCAAACTTACTACTGCTGTTTTCGCGGCTGATGCAGAAGCTACACAAGGTTGGATGACAGAAATTGCCGAACAAATTGGTGTGGAAATTGATATCCAAGTGTTACCAGACGGAGATCAAAATGAACAACTATACAAGACAAAGGCTGCTACAAAAAGTTTACCGGATATCACTTTATATCACCCTGGTACAAGATTTAAATCGGATTTAGTTCCAGAAGAGAATCTAGTAGATTTAACCGAGCAATCATGGGTAAAACAGTTAAGTGATACTTCACCGTATTCTATCGATGGAAAAGTATATGGTGCTCCGATGGGAGGAGGTATGGGTGTTGGTATTTTTTATAATAAGGAATTATTTGACAATCTAGGTTTGGAAGTACCAACGACTGTAGATGAGATGATGAAAGTTGCTAAGACAATTAAACAAGAAAGTGATGTTATTCCGTTCTACGTTTCTGGTGAAAATCCGATGGGACTAAATTCATTAGGACTTGCTTCATTTGCTGTTGATGAAGCACACAATGAAAATTTAGTAAAAGAGATCAATGACAAGAAAGCCACAGTTATGGATGCTAAGCATTTTATCCAATCTCACCAAATGCTGGAGGATTTAAATAACGAAAAACTAATCAACTCAGACTATTTATCAGCTTCTCTAGAACATGCAATAACAGCACTAGTAGAAGGGAAAACAGCTATGTTCCTTACTGCAGATTTTATAACGAATCTTCTATCAGCTTCTTATTCGGATGACGAATTAAATAAATTAGGTTTCTTTCCATATCCTTCTGAAGGAAAAAACGTTTATGCATATAAACCTGGTTATGCGCTTAGTGTATCTAAAACAAGTAAACATCAAGAGAAAGCCATTGAATTTATGAACTACTTTATGACAAAAGAGGGGCAGCAGATTTTTCTAGACAATAATAGAGGATTTAAAACTCCGGCTCTTGCAGGTTTAGAATTAGATACTTCCAATTCTAATGAACTATTCAAAAGTATGTCAAAAGTATATGCGGAGAATACTCCAATTGAAATGTTTGATGGAACTTTAATCGCAAGCCTGGAATATGGGGTTCAGTTGTCCAAGAAATGCTAA
- a CDS encoding helix-turn-helix domain-containing protein → MKNQHELKQTSKKNIERMNRITDYIEKHYMHPLTLEELAETEQLTPPYLSRYFQQHMGQTFLKYLNGIRLEHALHFLLETDLPIIQIAMECGFTNLNTFHKLFKDTFHTTPHQYRKNQSKSFTTPRRKKEGIEGYEFVEENDIRYLYNYLKKR, encoded by the coding sequence GTGAAAAATCAACACGAATTAAAACAAACAAGCAAAAAAAATATTGAACGTATGAACAGAATTACCGACTACATAGAGAAACATTACATGCATCCTCTTACACTCGAAGAATTAGCAGAAACCGAGCAGTTAACTCCTCCGTACTTATCTAGATATTTTCAACAGCATATGGGGCAAACATTTCTGAAATATTTAAATGGAATTCGCCTTGAACACGCTCTTCACTTCTTATTAGAAACGGATTTGCCTATCATTCAGATTGCAATGGAGTGTGGTTTTACAAACTTAAATACATTTCACAAGTTATTTAAAGACACCTTTCACACAACACCACATCAATATCGGAAGAACCAGTCCAAATCATTTACAACTCCTCGAAGGAAAAAGGAAGGGATAGAAGGATATGAATTTGTAGAAGAAAACGATATCCGTTATTTATATAACTATTTGAAAAAAAGATAA
- a CDS encoding C-glycoside deglycosidase beta subunit domain-containing protein: MFDNYVLSDKGFKNVEVNGEVIGYEMRTRITYYRGIPLSMIQDIQLEIDGEEVPREKIKFSPDGENYFTLDEMWTVTTYKWEYGVEGIVFVEQPGGLAEGPHEITLTQGVRVSYIPVPFFGTNTKVLEI; this comes from the coding sequence ATGTTTGATAACTATGTTTTATCTGATAAAGGCTTTAAAAATGTTGAGGTAAATGGAGAAGTTATTGGATATGAAATGCGTACCAGAATTACGTATTACAGAGGTATTCCATTGTCAATGATTCAGGATATTCAATTGGAAATCGATGGAGAAGAGGTGCCGAGAGAAAAAATAAAGTTTTCTCCCGACGGAGAGAATTATTTTACCCTAGATGAAATGTGGACAGTAACCACTTATAAGTGGGAATATGGAGTTGAAGGTATCGTTTTTGTAGAACAACCAGGTGGACTTGCTGAAGGCCCTCATGAGATTACATTAACTCAAGGTGTAAGGGTTTCATATATTCCTGTTCCTTTTTTCGGAACAAATACAAAAGTTTTAGAGATATAA
- a CDS encoding cupin domain-containing protein has translation MNYPYESVVVNEEVPVFMLMTTVKYVAMHWHDRIEFLFVLKGKVHVFVGREDYFLQENDLLLINSNEVHGVESDEDNTILLVQIPISFIRKSYKNIEQERFQCQSFLHENQHQYNAIRILLTQLCLSVREKKRAMI, from the coding sequence ATGAACTACCCTTACGAAAGTGTCGTCGTAAACGAAGAAGTGCCTGTTTTCATGCTAATGACAACTGTGAAATACGTTGCGATGCATTGGCACGACCGAATTGAATTTCTATTTGTGTTAAAAGGTAAGGTTCACGTTTTTGTTGGAAGGGAAGATTATTTCTTACAAGAAAATGATCTCCTCCTTATCAATAGTAATGAAGTACACGGAGTTGAATCTGATGAAGACAATACAATTTTACTCGTACAAATTCCTATTTCATTTATAAGAAAAAGCTACAAAAATATTGAGCAAGAACGATTTCAATGTCAATCTTTTCTTCATGAAAATCAACACCAATATAATGCAATTCGGATATTACTAACTCAGTTATGTCTATCAGTTAGAGAAAAAAAGAGAGCTATGATTTAA
- a CDS encoding carbohydrate ABC transporter permease: protein MVSNKINKVMLELLGILLCFIILIPFYITIVNSLKSTAEAAVPNLRLPSEFHWENYIEVIKIANVGLAFLNSATITFISVGLIILLGAPVAFILQRNKSRLSKLILSLLLIGLMITPSIVPLVYVLNSLNLTGSKLGVILIYIGFFSPISVYLMHEYLKGLPAELDEAAIMDGCGPLRLFFQIIFPMMLPILATVSIFNFIMVWNDFMMPIYFLSGSNNITLPLTIYFFQGQYNSQWNFIFANVVIVTLPVLVVYLFAQKYIIAGMTSGAIKG from the coding sequence ATGGTTTCTAATAAAATCAACAAAGTAATGTTGGAGCTACTTGGAATACTGTTATGTTTTATCATCTTAATACCGTTTTATATAACCATTGTTAATTCATTAAAGAGTACTGCAGAAGCCGCTGTACCCAATTTAAGATTACCTTCAGAATTTCATTGGGAAAATTACATTGAGGTAATTAAAATAGCAAACGTAGGACTTGCATTTCTGAATAGTGCGACAATAACGTTTATTAGTGTAGGATTAATTATTTTGTTAGGTGCACCAGTGGCATTCATATTGCAACGTAATAAATCGAGATTAAGTAAACTTATCTTATCTCTATTGTTAATAGGTTTAATGATTACACCTTCTATTGTCCCTTTAGTTTATGTTTTAAACTCATTAAATTTAACTGGGTCTAAATTAGGGGTTATTTTGATATATATTGGATTCTTTTCTCCAATATCAGTTTATTTAATGCACGAATATTTGAAGGGTCTTCCCGCTGAATTAGATGAGGCAGCTATAATGGATGGCTGTGGTCCTCTCCGCCTATTTTTTCAGATCATATTTCCAATGATGTTGCCGATACTTGCAACTGTTAGTATATTCAATTTTATAATGGTTTGGAATGATTTTATGATGCCGATTTATTTTCTATCGGGTAGTAACAATATTACACTTCCACTTACCATTTATTTCTTCCAAGGACAATATAACTCGCAATGGAATTTTATCTTTGCCAATGTCGTTATTGTTACCTTGCCAGTGTTGGTAGTTTATCTGTTCGCACAAAAATACATCATTGCTGGTATGACGAGTGGGGCGATCAAGGGATAA